A window of Pyrus communis chromosome 3, drPyrComm1.1, whole genome shotgun sequence genomic DNA:
TCTACAGGAACTTGGACATTAATACCTCCCTCCCTTACTCAAAATGTTGTCGGTTGCAAGTGGGTTTTTAGAGTTAAGAAGAAGCTTGATGGTACTGTTGACAAATTTAAAGCACGCTTGGTTGCAAAGGGGTTTCACCAACAAGAAGGCATTGATTTTCAAGAGACTTTTAGTCCTGTGGCTAAACCCGTCACAATTCGAGTCATTCTATCACTAGCAATGCAATTTAATTGGTTTTTGCACCAATTAGACATCaataatgcttttcttcatggggaTTTAAAGGAATCTATGTACATGCAGCAACCTCCTGGCTTCATTGATTCCAGTAAGCCTCATCATGTCTGTCAATTGCGAAAATCTCTGTATGGCCTCAAACAGGCCCCCCGAGCTTGGTTTGACAAACTTTTTCAAGCTCTCCTACAATTTGGATTTGTGCAATCTTCTTCTTATGCTTCATTATTTGTTCTTAAAGATCCCTCTCCAGTCATTGTTCTtgtttatgtcgatgacatctTAGTCACTGGCCCAAGTTCATCTGTGTGTAATCAGTTCATTCAAAAGCTCAGTGCTCTTTTTCCAGTTAAACATCTTGGTCCACTGCACTATTTTCTGGGATTAGAAGTTCATCGGTCTGCTAAAGGTCTCTTTCTTCATCAAACCAAATATCTACTGGATCTTCTGAGAAAAACTAATATGGATTGTGCTAAGCCTTGTTGCACTCCTCTTGGTTCCACAAAACTTGATCACACGGGTCCTCTTTTCTCCAATCCTACTGAGTACAGATCTATTGTTAGTGGTCTGCAATACTTAACATGGACCCGTCCTAACCTCTCATTTGCAGTAAATCAAATCTGCCAGTTCATGCATGCTCCTCGAGAACAACACTTGCAGGCTGCAAAACGAGTTCTTCGTTATCTTAAGGGAACTATATCTGAAGGAATTTGGTTCAAAAAAGGTTCTTTTCATCTCACTGCTTTCTCAGATGCAGACTGGGCAGGATGTACATTTGATTGACGTTCCACCAGTGGTTATTGTGTCTTTCTGGGTTCAAATCTTATTAGTTGGAGTGCAAAGAAACAATCCACTGTTGCACGTTCATGTACTGAAGCTGAATACCGGTCCCTAGCCCACACTGCTGCAGAAATTACATGGAGATAttgatttctctctctcacaaGTTCCCAATCTCTGGTGTGACAATATTTCTGCAATCTCCCTAGCTTCTAATCCAGTTTTCATGCCAGAACAAAACACATCGAAATCGACTATCACTATATTTGAGAATTAGTCTTGGCTAAGCTCATCAAGGTTCAGTTTGTTTGCAACCAAGATCAATTGGTTGATGTTTACCCCAAGTCTTTGTCCAAAGGCCGGTTTCGTTATCTCAAATCCAAGCTTCCACTTGGTTCAATGGTTGATCCCAAGCTCAGCTTGAGGGAGTGTATTAAGGCAGATACTAAAATAGATCAGCAAGCTATTAGTTAGCTAAAACTGTAAACCTTTAGCTGTGGTTATTGTGTAATTAGTTGTAGGAGCTAAGGGCATTAAGGGCATTAATGCATCAATCCTTTAGCTATATATACTCTCTTGTACTGATGTAATTATTCAAGAAAGTAAATATCATTTTTTACAGAGGGATTTTCTGTTTCTATAAAGAACCATAAGTGCAGCGCATTCCGTGAATAGCCGcccatgaatttttttatacaactgCATGCAATTGTCGTGCCTAGTTAGCAAATTTTGTGTCTCAATTGAGCTCTCTCATGTTGCGTTAAGAACTATGCCAATCAAGGGATCAGTAACCTAAAGTGCAGTAAGTTCACCGAACAAATGTCCACAAATTTCTGTACACGTTTGTTGGGACTAGTTAGTGAGTTTCATGTCTTTATAGAACTCTATCATGTTGCACTACGGGCTACATATCTTAAGGATAAGTGACCTAAAATGCACCACATTCCCTGAAGTGTTGTCCACAAATTCCATACAATACACTCGTTTTCTTTGTCTAATTAGCGATTTTCGTGACTTCATAGAGCCTTGTCATGCTGTGTTACGGGTTAAGTAGCATAAATGATCACTACTCAACATTACAAGTGCAATACAACTTTTTTCGAGCATCTTATGTGGGCTTTCATCATAACACAAGCTTCGGCCTTGTGGAGAACAAGATCTAAAAAGCTCAATGTACACTACCCTTTTAACCTCGCCTCAATCGCACAAACAGGTTCTCATGTCAGACGAGTTTTGAGCAATGTAGCCAACAACCGGCATGACAGTGCCAACACACGGTCAGGAGGCAACAACATATGACCAGCTTGATAGCTCACACTCTAGAAAACCAAAATCACGCCCTATGTTGTCCCTATTCAGAGGCTCCAATCTTAGCAGTTTCATCCTTAGTTGCTCTATCTACAACAGTTGAGGATTCAGATTCCTACTCCAAGTCTAGAGGGTCCAATAAGCAGGCTAACCTACCAACGAAGCCTCATGCCTCTCTCTTTCTCCGGTGGCTCCAGCCGACTTCACCACACGCGCAGCACTCAGCCCACTTATCTCCAGTCTTCATGACATGCAGTAAGGGCAAAACACACTAACAACACTTGGCAGAACACGCAAAGAAGAAAATCAGGGGAGAGGGGATGataaattctctctctctctctctcactcctaGAAGACTTATACTACAAGTAAGTCTCAGAATTCAATCCAGTCAATGAATCAATTTTTGGCATGTCAATTCAGCTTGGGACTTTTATATCTCCTGCACATAGACTTTGTACGTGCAACGCATCAAATATGGGGGCATTTAcgaagccaaaaataatccaaaaaatcatggggctgacacgtggacttttattcACTATTGACAAAGATGCCCTCATTAACTAGCGAGGCCCACACTTATTTCAACGACAGTTCAAACAATGAGAAGCCCTGAACCGCTAACAAGAACTACTCCAAGCTCAAATGCCCATGGCAAAGAAGATAACATAAGGAAATTAATGGTAGAATTATAACTAACTCCTACCTTTAAGCTTTcctgtttgaactttgaagatAGATTCTTTTAATCAAAGAAATGCAATCACAATAAATCAAGGATTCATTGCAATTgcgtttctttgattaaaagattctggttttggtttttggaaTTACGTTCCGAAAAGTATTGGTTCAGGATTTGGGTGACCATTTTCGGTTTGGGATCCCATCTCGAACCACCCCTTACTACATCCAACAGATAGCACGCCTTGGCCAATCAGACGTCGACATATGACAGAAAATTCTACACATGCGGCCAGCCCTATGCTTTATAAATATCTCATCCTATGCCAAATTCTTGGTAAGATTTTGCTACGCAATTAAGCTCTAAACACTCTCTTAAGCATCGGAGGTTCATTGGCCAAACCCCCCTCTGCTCTGGGCGTGCAGATTTGGTTGTTAACAGAAGGTGTTTAATTTGGGTTGTAGATACAATTTCATCAAATCCGAAAAAGGCTGAACTTTTCTACCACATTCGTCATGTGAGATAGAAAATAGCCTAGGCATCAGAACAAAGAGTACATAATGATCAAAGATAAATTGCATGAATCTTATGAAAATTGGAGTTTCTATGAAatatccatccatccatcctgGAAACGGATCAGCCATGCATTGAGCTAATTACTCGTGTCATGCATGTGGCATACTAATTAACGAACTAAGCCTAAGCCTACACTTGTGGTTGGTCTCATGGCTTTATAACATTGTACGTCAAAGAAAACAATTCACTTCAAATAAATAGAGAGCCTGATGAGATCCTTTGGTTAAACAGCTTAAAATTATAACGATAAGTATAGAGTAGACCCGTACAGAATGGATAATAAATAAATCACAATAAAACAGAAAGGAAGAGTGCAGTTCAATCAAGCGACTTTATCTGAAGCCCTTGAAGGTCATCCCCTACATGTGCGATCGAGCTCAAGCTATGGCGACTGCGTCTCCAGctgtttgaaattttgaattaagaTCAAACCTAAAATTATTAAACCTAATATGAATGCTAATAATGCATATAAAATTGCGGCCATCCAATCAAAGGCGAAAATCCCAAGGAGGCTTAGTAGCTGGTTTTCCAAGCATTGCTTTAGAAACAATCAAGAATCCATAATTATATTGCTTCGTATTTTCTTGGGATCGTTTATTGCTTTAAATAGTTCCCTTTAACTAACTAGAAAACTAGATAACAAGAGGTAGTCCGAAGTCACTATGAAGCGCGTGGATTGTATATGATCATTAAGGAtcaaaattaagattttggtgGGGATCATTGGCTTAAGtctatatttattaatttaacattttGTATGTTTACTTACTTAAAAATGGAAGAAGCCATGAATTGTATGAGAAGGAATTTGGATGAGAATTGAGCACGGGATAAACAGTACCACGCCTTGGTTATCTCATAACTCTTCGTACCCAAAATTCATGTATgacccaattttttattttttagttgttattaaacacataatacaacaTAAGCCTAGTAAACGAGTCGTGTTGTTTTCGTGTTATACATGTTATCTTAACGAGTTGTGTCGTGTCAAATCTATTAAAATAACATATTCTTAACAGATGATCCAATAACAAGCTGATTCGTTAACGAGTCTTGTCATTTCAGGTCGGATTAACGGGTCAATAAATTGACATGCCTAATTTATAGGTCTGGCAAACAATATCTTATCGGGTCGCCCGACAACAAACCAATACGTTAATGGGTTACCCGATAACAACCCAACTTGTTAACACGTTGACccaaaacccgttattttcgtgtccaATTAATGGGTCGTATAAGAAATTGTCAAGCTTGACACAACATGAATGAGAATGATATACTTGTTTCTTACAAATTCATTCCttgtaagtaaacatgtcatTTAAATTTTGGAACCCTTACCTTGTATTCAGCCAACTATTAGATCCACCGTTCCTAACAATCTTCACCTTAAATCAAATTATGACATTATTAACCTCTTATGAGCATGCATATGTGCTTAGTACAAAAAATGTGGGAATGCTAGTCCTAGATTTCTGTGGTTAGGGTTTGTTGTTCTTCTTTCCCCAATTTTCTGAATTACTTGCACAAAAAGTGAACTAAGAATAaaaaaacgaaatagttatcaaacagaCTCTAAATTAACTAATAGATTTCTAAAAATAATGTTCCTCAAAAACTCAATTGGTTTTAGATCTCTACATACCGTGATCCCAAATAATGCCGCACATTGTCGTATATTAGATGTTTGCCATCATAACACATACACAAGACATTGTTATTAGCTTTAAAAAGGCACAAGAGGAAGGTAATCctgtttgtttttaaatatatatcgaaccaaaattaatataaagtAAAATCTCTTAAGAAGCATGGCTAGCTGTTATTGATGAGTAGATTGGATGAGAGGGTAGCCACTCTCCAAGATACGCAGGTGACGAAGATCGTGCCCAAGGGTAAATTATACCAAAAAAGCCATCCTAGTCGactcattccaattccatagACTTGCTTTTTACGATAGCTTTAACCATCCCCGTCGGCGTAGTTACCGGCCGTCAACCTTTTCCCATAAATCATCATCCCCCCGGTTGACACTCAGCATGATATTTAAGCCTCATGACACCATCCCCAGGTAAAATTTCATTCATTGCTCAAACTCAAAACACATAGCGAGAAGAGCGCCAGCTAGCTAAATTGCTAGTGCAATACTACTGCTGTGGATATCGATTTTTAGATACATTGCAATCAAGTCATACATATTTGATATCGGTAAGTGATTATCGATGGCAAATTCTTCGAGTGGTGGTGTGCCTCCGGGGTTCCGATTCCACCCTACGGACGAAGAGCTACTTCACTACTATTTGAAGAAGAAGGTGTCCTTTCAGAAGTTTGACATGGAGGTCATTAGAGAGGTGGACTTGAATCAGATGGAACCTTGGGAGTTGCAAGGTATGAAAACTTGTTGATCTGTTTTGCAATTATAAATATTCTACTTTGAGCTTAATTATGATCTAGTTAATTTGTTCAAGCGCTGCAATCCTTTCTAATTAATAATAAGCTGGAAACAAGAAAGAAATGATTGGTTTTCTCTCCAAGGTTATTGTCTTTGCACGATAGTGATTGGTTTTATTAAGATTTGTTTTCACAATATCGTCATGCATGTACTTTATATAGTTCTCAGTCGAATTATATTTACACACTAAGAGTTTAAACTGATCATCATTTGTATATGAAGCCGTTTTATTTTTCCCATTTTTACACAATTCCAGAATAGAATAAATTTAACGTTTAAGAGATTCGTACAAGTTTCTCAATTTTTGCAATaccattaaaaatgaaaatataaacaaaagttGCTCAGACACACACACCCCAAGAATTCAACATGTATTATTGATCATTTGCATATATTAACATATAATTGATCATTTGTATATGTCATATGAATTCGTTCtttttttacataattaatTCTAGAATAGAATATATTAACATATGAATGAGGAGAAATGCTAAGGGAATTACTCTCTCAATAGTGGGATTCTCTATAGACTCTATCACCTCATGTTTTgggtacaatattttataatgttagtaaaagaattgacgttaaattgTGAAGTGATAGAGTCCATGGCCTACTTTTGAGAGAAtatcttagcatttctcatgaAAGATTTGAAGTTTCTCAATTTTGCAattccatgaaaaataaaagttgcaCACATGATTGTAAATAatataagagaagaaaaaatgatAAGGAGTTCCTctcaaaagtgggactctccatAAGCTCTCCGCCATCTTATGTTTTTTGTCCAAACTcataagagaaatgctaagaagattgTCAAAAGTGGAACTCTCCATGACTCTTCACCATCTAATGCTTTTGGCACAATTTTTTATAAGATTAgcacaaaaattgtaaaaaaaaaaaaaaatgaggtgaCGAAGAGTCCATAAAAAATGTCACTTTAAAAGACTCTCCTTATCATTTCTCatgatataaaatatttgttgaGTCTTGACTAGTAATACGCACCAGACTCAACAGTTAATTAgataaaaagggaaaaggatcctcaccAGATTCTTTTTCTGGGGATCCCGTGATCATgatcattcatcgtacatcgtacggtcaaaaatcatttcaaaatttaaaatttaaaattaaatataaatagtacctaacgaaaactaaccgcacgatatacgatgaacgatcacgatcacAAGATCCCAGGAAAAAAATCCggtgaggatccttttccgaTATAAAGAACACCTTGGTTGGGTTGAACAGTTTATATATATGATTAGTCAGGTAAATCAGTGGACCAGGATATGTACATTCTCTTTTACAAAATATTGAAATACATATTGCTAATTTGCTATAAATTAACCTAGATCAGAACAACGGGGGTCATATCTCTGAGGCCattttaaattaatgacataGTTATATACAAATGCAACCCTAAACCCCATCTACATctgtaattaatttttgtttgtttgtttgatgcaCGCGTGTACGCACAGAGAGATGTAGGATTGGGTCGACTCCACAAAACGAGTGGTActttttcagccacaaagacaGAAAGTACCCAACAGGGTCGAGGACAAATAGGGCCACAAACGCTGGGTTTTGGAAGGCAACAGGGCGGGACAAATGCATCAGAAACACCTTCAAGAAGATTGGCATGAGAAAAACCCTTGTTTTCTACAGAGGCAGAGCTCCCCACGGCCAAAAGACTGACTGGATTATGCATGAGTACCGCCTTGAAGATGGCGATGATCCTCAAGGAAACCTATTTAGTGTATGCACTACTTGTCCCCATctccatttcattttcatcacTCTATATATATGTCATCTCGTCAATTTATGTTATAACCATAACATAAATAATCAGAAAATTTACTAGCTAGGGTTTAAGGTTTTTCTTACGTAATATACCTATTAGTCGAAGATTTTAATTTGTATCCATAAATATATATTGCATATATGCAGGAAGATGGGTGGGTGATCTGTAGAGTTTTCAAGAAGAAGAATTTATTCAAGGTTGCAAATGAAGGAGGAAGCTCTAGCATGAACTCTTCAGAGCATCAGCAGCTCAACAATGCATCAAGCAACAGCCAATTGCAAGCTCGCTCCTTCATGCATAGCCACAGAGACAACCAGTACTTACTACGCCAACAACACCATGCAGCAACCCAAGAACTAAGCAATAACTCAAGCCTTCACTACGCCCACCTGCAGCCCCCGCCTCACTACTCTCTTTTCCAATACCAAGCCCTTATCCCGACCCTCGCCCACAAGCCTCATTCCTCCTATGACGACTACTCTTCCCAGCTCCCCTCCGACGACTCACCTGCCCACGGCATGGTCAAGCAGCTCATGACAAACCCTAGAGACTGTGAAAGTGGTAGT
This region includes:
- the LOC137727496 gene encoding protein BEARSKIN2-like, which gives rise to MANSSSGGVPPGFRFHPTDEELLHYYLKKKVSFQKFDMEVIREVDLNQMEPWELQERCRIGSTPQNEWYFFSHKDRKYPTGSRTNRATNAGFWKATGRDKCIRNTFKKIGMRKTLVFYRGRAPHGQKTDWIMHEYRLEDGDDPQGNLFSEDGWVICRVFKKKNLFKVANEGGSSSMNSSEHQQLNNASSNSQLQARSFMHSHRDNQYLLRQQHHAATQELSNNSSLHYAHLQPPPHYSLFQYQALIPTLAHKPHSSYDDYSSQLPSDDSPAHGMVKQLMTNPRDCESGSEGLRYQPCEPGLEVGTCEPDHQPNMVAEGAGTAGGRDNNHDHQGMSEWAMLDRLVTSHDLGNDKDSSSKGTARYEDANAPSSVNQINHQHLSLRGEMDFWGYAK